The proteins below are encoded in one region of Halalkalicoccus jeotgali B3:
- a CDS encoding fumarylacetoacetate hydrolase family protein, which translates to MRLARALTDDGVREGELSDGTLSTDDDEYEVGREDLLAPCVPSALYCVGRNYAATLDQMDYERPEEPDFFIKPPVSVIPTETPIPYPTFSEEVTYAGELAAVIGEECKNVTPEAVPDVVRGYTIMNDVDALDQQGRTARKAFDGSGPLGPWIETDLDPRGIDMHTEINGEVRQEANTELMLFDAHEIVSYLSERFTFSPGDVIAFGSPANPGTVEPGDDIEITYEDVGTLRNGVAKPRR; encoded by the coding sequence ATGCGACTCGCACGCGCCCTGACCGACGACGGGGTTCGGGAAGGAGAGCTTTCCGACGGAACGCTCAGCACCGACGACGACGAGTACGAGGTCGGACGGGAGGACCTACTCGCGCCGTGTGTCCCCTCCGCGCTGTACTGCGTCGGGCGCAACTACGCCGCAACGCTCGATCAGATGGACTACGAACGGCCCGAGGAACCCGACTTCTTCATCAAGCCGCCGGTCTCGGTGATACCGACCGAGACACCCATCCCGTATCCCACCTTCTCCGAGGAGGTCACCTACGCCGGCGAACTCGCCGCGGTGATCGGCGAGGAGTGCAAGAACGTCACCCCGGAGGCGGTCCCCGACGTGGTTCGGGGCTATACGATCATGAACGACGTCGACGCGCTCGACCAGCAGGGCCGCACGGCCCGCAAGGCCTTCGACGGCTCGGGACCCTTGGGTCCCTGGATCGAGACCGACCTCGACCCCCGCGGGATCGACATGCACACCGAGATCAACGGGGAGGTTCGTCAAGAAGCGAACACGGAACTGATGCTGTTCGACGCCCACGAGATCGTCTCCTATCTCTCCGAGCGCTTTACCTTCTCGCCGGGGGACGTCATCGCCTTCGGCAGCCCCGCGAACCCCGGGACCGTCGAACCCGGCGACGATATCGAGATCACCTACGAGGACGTCGGCACGCTCCGGAACGGGGTCGCGAAACCGCGTCGATAA
- a CDS encoding SOS response-associated peptidase, which produces MCGRYALFTPPDELAERFDVAVPDIEPTYNAAPSQHLPIVPDDAEEIRFARWGLTPEWADERRDLINARAETMTEKPSFKDTRRCLVPADGFYEWVEQGGGKQPYYVSRTDGEPFAMAGLRTHWTPPTRQTGLDAFSDGETGSEDAEAVETFAVVTTEPNAVVEKLHHRMAVILDREGEREWLSGDPFSLAAADDLRTYPVSTAVNSPDTDSPELVREAVDV; this is translated from the coding sequence ATGTGTGGACGTTACGCCCTGTTTACGCCACCCGACGAGTTGGCCGAACGCTTCGACGTAGCGGTGCCGGATATCGAGCCGACGTACAACGCTGCTCCCTCCCAGCACCTACCGATCGTCCCCGACGACGCCGAGGAGATCCGCTTCGCGCGCTGGGGGCTGACCCCCGAGTGGGCCGACGAACGGCGGGATCTGATCAACGCCCGCGCCGAGACGATGACCGAAAAACCAAGTTTCAAGGATACTCGACGCTGTCTGGTCCCCGCCGACGGCTTCTATGAGTGGGTCGAACAGGGCGGCGGCAAACAGCCCTACTACGTCTCCCGGACGGACGGCGAGCCCTTCGCGATGGCCGGACTTCGGACGCACTGGACGCCGCCGACCCGCCAAACCGGTCTCGACGCGTTCTCCGACGGGGAAACCGGTTCCGAGGACGCCGAGGCGGTCGAGACGTTCGCCGTCGTCACGACCGAACCAAACGCGGTCGTCGAGAAACTGCATCACCGGATGGCCGTAATCCTCGACCGGGAGGGCGAACGCGAGTGGCTCTCCGGGGACCCCTTCTCGCTCGCCGCCGCCGACGACCTGCGGACGTACCCCGTCTCGACGGCGGTCAACAGCCCCGACACCGACTCGCCCGAACTCGTCCGGGAGGCTGTGGATGTCTGA
- a CDS encoding transposase translates to MSRDDDAPQSRLEAQASEIINEETTVIELTSQLDFGYVKHNDQYAEWHASAPLLPLVRALFVREIESHNTSQLHRNLANSPSEAEALGFDGVPSRSTFSRAWRERFNDSLKKSIEFNAKRIRKLAHERGCSIGLNATKPEDKQDASRRTQDRFIASKSKEVTEEMQRLVFPAFEFGRAENATHKTDTFLELQSHMGLSQSAAESGTDLFADDTDRESGAPDGDTHLHNVKQLGPDAIQEMVDEGIGRMVHEAKHHLEFDRPADVAIDMTYIAYYGDRDELEMVMGAPRTKAYDWCYKFATLTVVGENVKFTLAMRPVEKGDRIGVIVRDLFWRAREHVSIGTVYADSEFCAADTIHALEEAGVQYVIPSPKNRRVKRAIEQMIQNVEVEQAYGIYGPVLGSGTRKRAETNLVLIPSTADEDKTVAFITNKDVDDEIELDRRETKGVVGRYRRRWGIENSYKTIKDFLAWTTSKDFSVRLFYFGFAVLLYNMWLIVDLLVQLSLDIEHRYKPRVTAKRFLNLARKQLAGIG, encoded by the coding sequence ATGAGCCGCGACGACGATGCACCACAGTCGCGGTTAGAGGCACAAGCAAGCGAGATTATTAACGAGGAAACAACAGTAATAGAACTAACCAGTCAACTCGATTTCGGCTACGTCAAACACAATGATCAGTACGCGGAGTGGCACGCTTCAGCGCCACTCCTGCCCTTAGTTCGGGCGTTGTTCGTACGGGAAATTGAAAGCCATAACACCAGCCAACTCCACCGAAACCTCGCAAACAGCCCGAGCGAAGCGGAGGCCCTTGGATTTGATGGCGTGCCTTCGCGGTCAACTTTCTCGCGTGCGTGGCGCGAACGCTTTAACGATAGTCTGAAGAAAAGTATCGAATTCAATGCGAAGCGCATCCGTAAGCTGGCTCACGAACGCGGGTGCTCGATCGGTCTGAACGCTACGAAGCCCGAAGACAAGCAAGACGCTTCACGGCGGACCCAAGACCGGTTCATCGCCAGCAAGTCAAAGGAGGTGACCGAAGAGATGCAGCGACTGGTATTCCCCGCCTTCGAATTCGGGCGCGCCGAGAACGCTACGCACAAGACGGACACTTTCCTCGAATTGCAGAGCCATATGGGCCTCTCACAGTCCGCTGCAGAGTCCGGTACAGATCTCTTCGCCGATGACACGGACCGCGAGTCCGGTGCCCCAGACGGCGACACACACCTGCATAACGTCAAGCAGCTTGGTCCTGACGCAATTCAAGAGATGGTCGATGAGGGCATTGGTCGGATGGTCCACGAAGCGAAGCACCATCTCGAATTTGACCGGCCCGCAGACGTGGCGATCGACATGACCTATATCGCCTACTACGGCGACCGGGATGAACTGGAGATGGTCATGGGTGCGCCACGGACGAAGGCTTATGACTGGTGCTACAAGTTCGCGACGCTGACCGTCGTTGGCGAGAACGTAAAGTTCACACTGGCGATGCGGCCTGTTGAGAAGGGTGATCGAATCGGTGTGATTGTCCGCGATCTATTCTGGCGGGCGCGTGAACACGTTAGTATTGGCACAGTCTATGCTGATTCGGAATTCTGTGCGGCTGATACTATCCACGCGCTCGAAGAGGCAGGAGTGCAGTACGTAATACCCTCGCCGAAGAATCGGCGTGTGAAGCGTGCTATTGAGCAAATGATTCAGAACGTGGAGGTTGAGCAAGCGTATGGAATCTATGGTCCAGTTCTTGGCAGCGGCACCCGGAAACGAGCTGAAACGAATCTCGTACTTATCCCATCAACGGCAGATGAAGACAAGACAGTTGCGTTCATCACGAACAAGGACGTTGACGACGAGATCGAGTTAGACCGACGCGAAACGAAAGGTGTGGTTGGTAGGTACCGGCGGCGCTGGGGTATCGAGAACAGCTACAAGACGATTAAGGACTTCTTGGCGTGGACGACCTCAAAGGACTTCAGCGTCCGATTGTTCTACTTCGGATTCGCCGTTCTGCTGTACAATATGTGGCTAATAGTCGATCTACTGGTGCAATTGAGTCTCGACATAGAACACCGCTATAAGCCGCGTGTCACGGCAAAGCGGTTCCTGAATCTGGCACGCAAGCAGCTCGCTGGCATCGGCTAA
- a CDS encoding Fic family protein, translating to MNIDQFRSGKMSGELVNSGGDIAFKPDTLPPEIEMDDELLDVFTQATNNIGQLSGVGRRVENPSMLISPFIYKEAVVSSEIEGTRVTLSDVYEYEAGQENDPSGPSRNELKEVHNYVRAVFEGIQKMENGIDLDLIRSLHNTLMSGVRGGDKKPGKFRDTQVYIGGRGEDARFVPSPPSVVPYAMQNLETYIQTGGRYQSLIDIGLVHYQFETIHPFRDGNGRMGRLLIMMMMCDDDLLPEPFLYPSSYFNRNREEYTNRLLAVSRDNAWQEWLVFFLRGISQQTEEAFSRASALLDLRDDYRDRYQDDANSVSQLSMEIFAQPYITVNEAKQMIDMAYRTANKAVDRLEEDGVLEETTGQSRNRVYRAKEVFDIIQKPVDELQYR from the coding sequence ATGAACATAGATCAATTCCGATCCGGCAAAATGTCTGGAGAGTTAGTGAATTCTGGGGGAGATATCGCGTTCAAACCAGACACTCTTCCTCCAGAAATAGAAATGGACGATGAACTATTGGATGTGTTCACGCAGGCAACCAATAACATAGGCCAACTTAGTGGCGTCGGGAGGCGTGTTGAGAACCCCAGTATGTTGATTAGTCCTTTTATTTATAAAGAGGCAGTCGTCTCTTCTGAAATAGAGGGGACACGAGTTACACTATCCGATGTATACGAATACGAAGCAGGGCAGGAAAATGACCCATCAGGGCCTAGCCGTAATGAGCTAAAAGAAGTTCATAACTATGTCAGAGCGGTCTTCGAAGGAATTCAAAAAATGGAAAACGGAATCGACCTTGATCTTATCCGCTCTCTACACAATACTTTGATGAGTGGTGTTCGAGGCGGAGATAAAAAACCTGGAAAATTTCGTGATACACAAGTTTATATCGGAGGTCGTGGAGAAGATGCACGATTTGTACCCTCACCACCGTCAGTAGTCCCCTATGCGATGCAGAATCTGGAGACATATATCCAGACTGGCGGCAGGTATCAGTCTCTAATCGATATAGGATTGGTGCACTATCAGTTTGAGACGATCCACCCCTTCCGGGATGGTAACGGTAGAATGGGTCGGCTACTCATCATGATGATGATGTGTGATGATGACCTTTTACCAGAACCCTTTCTATATCCCAGTTCATACTTCAATCGTAATAGAGAGGAATACACTAATCGGCTATTAGCTGTAAGCCGAGACAATGCTTGGCAAGAGTGGCTAGTTTTCTTCTTAAGAGGTATTTCTCAGCAGACAGAAGAGGCATTCAGTAGGGCTTCTGCTTTGCTCGATTTGCGTGATGATTATCGAGACAGATACCAAGACGATGCAAATTCTGTTTCACAGCTTTCGATGGAAATATTCGCCCAACCATATATTACCGTTAATGAAGCTAAACAGATGATTGATATGGCTTACAGAACAGCGAATAAGGCTGTAGATCGGTTAGAAGAAGATGGAGTATTAGAGGAGACTACGGGGCAGAGCAGGAACCGTGTCTATCGAGCAAAAGAGGTTTTCGATATAATCCAGAAGCCTGTCGATGAGTTACAATATCGCTAA
- a CDS encoding phytoene/squalene synthase family protein, protein MVERDQIEQSKAIHRRTGRTFYYATRLLPGRVREATYVLYAFFRIADEVVDDAAGTPPEEQRRELESLRDQALGRTDPEGPVLEAFRTVKRRHDIADEDVETFIEAMLTDIDTRRYETYAELEAYMNGSAAAVGRMMTAIMDPDDPENALSHATALGEAFQLTNFVRDVREDVIERDRIYLPQSTLAECGVSDGRIERFEMNEDVASAVRIELSRAESLYREGVAGIKYLPKDCQLPVLLAAVLYAEHHRLIRDCEYDVLTNEPELSTLRKLWIVARVRWYWQWNTDPEAVFERVSAIPNRTSHTAEPRHESLPTR, encoded by the coding sequence ATGGTAGAGAGAGATCAGATCGAACAGAGTAAGGCGATTCATCGACGGACCGGCCGGACGTTCTACTACGCGACCCGGCTGCTTCCGGGCCGGGTCCGCGAGGCCACCTACGTGCTGTACGCGTTCTTTCGCATCGCCGACGAGGTCGTCGACGACGCCGCGGGAACGCCCCCCGAGGAACAGCGCCGTGAACTCGAATCGTTGCGCGATCAGGCACTCGGTCGAACCGACCCCGAAGGGCCCGTTCTGGAGGCGTTTCGAACCGTCAAACGGCGCCACGATATCGCCGACGAGGACGTCGAGACGTTTATCGAGGCGATGCTCACGGACATCGACACCCGACGGTACGAGACGTACGCCGAACTCGAAGCCTACATGAACGGCTCTGCGGCCGCAGTCGGGCGGATGATGACCGCCATCATGGATCCCGACGACCCCGAGAACGCCCTCTCCCATGCCACGGCACTGGGCGAGGCCTTCCAGCTGACGAACTTCGTTCGGGACGTCCGCGAGGACGTCATCGAGCGCGATCGGATCTACCTCCCTCAGTCGACGCTTGCGGAGTGTGGCGTCAGCGACGGACGAATCGAGCGCTTCGAGATGAACGAGGACGTCGCCAGTGCTGTCCGGATCGAACTCTCGCGTGCCGAATCGCTCTACCGCGAGGGCGTTGCCGGCATCAAGTATCTCCCGAAGGACTGCCAGCTCCCCGTTCTGTTGGCGGCGGTCCTGTACGCCGAACACCACCGCCTGATCCGCGACTGCGAGTACGACGTCCTGACCAACGAACCCGAACTGAGTACCCTGCGGAAGCTCTGGATCGTCGCCCGCGTGCGGTGGTACTGGCAGTGGAACACTGACCCCGAGGCCGTCTTCGAACGGGTGAGTGCCATCCCCAATCGGACGAGTCACACCGCCGAACCCCGCCACGAGAGCCTGCCGACCCGCTGA
- a CDS encoding ornithine cyclodeaminase yields MSVSRTVELEGHIIDSGVMGRCFGIVMDMGGWFDIEQFDVGTRKHEETYARMRVSAEEEDVLHEILHQLNQTGATLEDPIDAGIEPAPDDRVVPAGFYSTTNHPTEIRYEGKWIGVERIEMDCAVVIDPDGGEDDHDGPRAYTKVLNAIEKGDLVVTGNTGIRVNPPERPRDAGGAFGFMQGGVSSERPATTQIGNVADAIAETKNRGGSVMVVAGPAVIHSGARNDLARLVREGYVDSISAGNGFAVHDLERDLYGTSLGMDVETLEHPRKGHKHHIYTISEIIRSGGIPEAVAEGKIDSGIMYECVENDIPFVLAGSIRDDGPLPDTITDSIAAQNAIREQAHDADLVLMLATLLHSVAVGNCLPSTTRVVCVDINPATVTQLQDRGSAQTVGMVTDIGTFVPLLADELLDGRE; encoded by the coding sequence ATGAGCGTCTCGCGAACGGTCGAACTGGAGGGGCACATCATCGACTCGGGTGTGATGGGGCGGTGTTTCGGCATCGTCATGGACATGGGCGGGTGGTTCGATATCGAGCAGTTCGACGTCGGTACCCGGAAACACGAGGAGACCTACGCCCGAATGCGCGTCTCCGCCGAGGAGGAGGACGTCCTCCACGAGATCCTGCATCAACTCAACCAGACCGGCGCGACCCTCGAGGACCCCATCGACGCCGGAATCGAGCCCGCGCCCGACGACCGAGTCGTTCCCGCGGGCTTCTACTCGACGACGAACCACCCCACCGAGATCAGATACGAGGGCAAGTGGATCGGGGTCGAACGCATCGAGATGGACTGTGCGGTCGTGATCGACCCCGACGGGGGCGAGGACGATCACGACGGACCACGTGCCTACACCAAGGTTCTCAACGCCATCGAGAAGGGCGATCTCGTCGTGACGGGCAATACGGGCATCCGCGTCAACCCGCCCGAACGGCCGCGCGATGCCGGTGGGGCCTTCGGGTTCATGCAGGGCGGGGTCAGCAGCGAGCGCCCCGCGACCACCCAGATCGGGAACGTCGCCGACGCGATCGCCGAGACCAAAAACCGGGGCGGATCGGTGATGGTCGTCGCCGGCCCTGCAGTGATCCACTCGGGGGCGCGAAACGATCTGGCCCGCCTCGTACGGGAGGGCTACGTCGATTCGATCAGCGCCGGCAACGGCTTTGCGGTCCACGACCTCGAACGCGACCTCTATGGCACCTCACTGGGGATGGACGTCGAGACCCTAGAGCACCCTCGAAAGGGCCACAAACACCACATCTACACGATCAGCGAGATCATCCGCTCGGGCGGGATCCCCGAGGCCGTCGCGGAGGGCAAGATCGACTCGGGGATCATGTACGAGTGTGTCGAGAACGACATCCCGTTCGTGCTCGCGGGCTCGATCCGGGACGACGGCCCGCTTCCGGATACCATCACCGACTCGATCGCCGCCCAGAACGCCATTCGCGAGCAGGCCCACGACGCGGATCTCGTGTTGATGCTCGCGACGCTGCTTCACTCCGTGGCGGTCGGTAACTGCCTGCCCTCGACCACCCGCGTCGTCTGTGTGGACATCAACCCCGCGACGGTCACTCAACTGCAGGATCGCGGGAGCGCCCAAACGGTCGGCATGGTCACCGACATCGGGACGTTCGTCCCGCTGCTGGCCGACGAACTGCTCGACGGCCGCGAGTGA
- the aceA gene encoding isocitrate lyase yields the protein MIENIGDTDTTVRDIDNPAGREFRRQLEDQQFVFAPGAYHALDARLAEMTGHDAIYMSGYSTVLGQFGFPDLEMVSMTEMVENAERMVDACTIPLIADCDTGYGGVHNVRRAVREYEKAGVAAVHIEDQTTPKRCGHIAGKEIVSREQAEARFSAAVDAKQSEDTVVIARTDAYGSANGDWEEHLERGRLYADCGVDLVWPEMPDPSREDAVNYAETIHETHPDLDLAFNYSSSFAWSDQDDPLTFEELGDLGYKYIFITLFGLHSGAHAVYEDFKQLAEEDEQAQFDLEGRYIGHPTESHHELSQVSRYQDVEMEFDAEARARIEGSEGFAEERDTLQTAEERAEGTEAEGDD from the coding sequence ATGATCGAGAATATCGGCGATACCGACACGACCGTTCGGGACATCGATAACCCCGCCGGCAGGGAGTTCCGCCGCCAACTCGAAGACCAGCAGTTCGTCTTCGCACCCGGCGCCTATCACGCACTCGACGCCCGGCTCGCCGAAATGACCGGCCACGACGCCATCTACATGAGCGGTTATTCGACCGTGCTCGGCCAGTTCGGTTTCCCCGACCTGGAGATGGTCTCGATGACTGAGATGGTCGAGAACGCAGAACGCATGGTCGATGCCTGTACCATCCCGCTGATCGCGGACTGTGATACGGGCTACGGCGGCGTCCACAACGTCCGGCGAGCAGTCCGAGAGTACGAGAAGGCCGGCGTCGCCGCGGTCCACATCGAGGACCAGACCACGCCCAAGCGCTGTGGGCACATCGCCGGCAAGGAGATCGTTTCTCGGGAGCAGGCAGAAGCCCGATTCTCGGCGGCGGTCGACGCAAAGCAGAGCGAGGACACCGTGGTCATCGCCCGCACGGACGCCTACGGCTCCGCGAACGGTGACTGGGAGGAACACCTCGAACGCGGCCGCCTCTATGCCGACTGTGGGGTCGACTTAGTCTGGCCCGAGATGCCCGACCCGAGCCGGGAGGACGCGGTCAACTACGCCGAGACGATCCACGAGACCCACCCGGATCTGGATCTCGCCTTCAACTACTCCTCCTCGTTTGCGTGGTCCGACCAGGACGACCCGCTGACGTTCGAGGAGCTGGGTGATCTGGGCTATAAGTACATCTTCATCACGCTGTTCGGCCTGCACTCGGGGGCCCACGCGGTCTACGAGGACTTCAAGCAGCTCGCCGAGGAGGACGAACAGGCCCAGTTCGATCTCGAAGGGCGGTATATCGGTCACCCGACCGAGTCCCACCACGAGCTCTCGCAGGTCAGCCGGTATCAGGACGTCGAGATGGAGTTCGACGCCGAGGCCCGCGCGCGCATCGAGGGCTCGGAGGGCTTCGCCGAGGAGCGAGACACCCTCCAGACAGCCGAGGAGCGCGCCGAAGGCACGGAGGCCGAGGGCGACGACTGA
- the cruF gene encoding bisanhydrobacterioruberin hydratase has product MVTVSELATPGTRRRVESTLERVVEDNRFTIAVTFPIVGVALLLAGRAELVPPQIAMNPYLLIGANLVMVSPLVAGLVPLLDRRALVGLGVLALFTWGIELVGVLTGLPYGAFSYGVELGPMLFDLVPLGLPVFYFPILLNSYLLALLVLDSPSFLRRFAFTLGVVIALDLILDPGAVALGFWGWADPGGYYGVPAVNYLGWLLSGSVAIAILQVAFDHEAVRDRLERCGFFLDDLVSFLVLWGLINASVGNWIPVVVALGLVGTLLTSDWFDFDVV; this is encoded by the coding sequence GTGGTGACCGTGAGTGAACTCGCGACGCCGGGGACCCGTCGGCGGGTCGAATCGACCCTCGAACGCGTCGTCGAAGACAACCGCTTTACCATCGCCGTCACGTTCCCGATCGTCGGGGTCGCCCTGTTGCTCGCCGGCCGGGCGGAGCTGGTCCCGCCGCAGATCGCGATGAACCCGTATCTGCTGATCGGTGCGAACCTAGTGATGGTCTCGCCGCTGGTCGCGGGGCTCGTCCCACTGCTCGACCGGCGTGCGCTCGTCGGACTCGGGGTTCTCGCGCTCTTTACCTGGGGGATCGAACTCGTCGGGGTCCTTACCGGCCTCCCGTACGGGGCGTTCTCGTATGGGGTGGAACTCGGGCCGATGCTGTTCGACCTCGTTCCCCTCGGGCTGCCCGTTTTTTACTTTCCGATCCTGCTGAATAGCTATCTGCTCGCGCTGTTGGTCCTCGATTCCCCGTCGTTTCTCCGCCGGTTCGCGTTCACGCTCGGCGTCGTCATCGCGCTGGATCTCATCCTCGATCCCGGTGCGGTCGCACTCGGTTTCTGGGGCTGGGCGGATCCGGGCGGGTACTACGGCGTGCCCGCGGTCAACTACCTCGGCTGGCTTCTCAGCGGTTCGGTCGCTATCGCGATCCTCCAGGTGGCCTTCGACCACGAGGCGGTCCGCGACCGCCTGGAGCGGTGTGGCTTTTTCCTCGACGACCTGGTGAGCTTTCTGGTGCTCTGGGGGTTGATCAACGCCTCCGTCGGCAACTGGATACCCGTTGTGGTGGCGCTGGGGCTGGTCGGGACCTTGCTCACGAGCGACTGGTTCGACTTCGACGTGGTGTGA
- a CDS encoding sodium:calcium antiporter: protein MLALAWYVVLALVGTAVVWTASDWLETSADRLSAYYGLPAIVQGALVVAVASSFPELTTAVVAPLIHGEFDLGVGAIIGSAIFNVLVIPGLATTFSPGALNVNRDVVYKEAQFYFVSIAVFLLMCSFAVIYYPVENGVSGTITPVLAAIPIGTYLLYLFIQYEDTIEHDAPDVSGIAPATQWAYMLVSLAAILFGVEALVRAAIGFGNAFGTPSFVWGLTVVAAATSLPDAFVSVTAAKRDHDVTSIANVLGSNVFDLLVAVPAGVIVASAVTTEAVAVDFAVVVPLIAVLVLATVALFAFLRTDLELASWEPWTLLGLYLAFLLWLTLESLGLTGVLV from the coding sequence ATGCTGGCCCTCGCGTGGTACGTCGTCCTCGCGCTCGTGGGTACCGCTGTCGTCTGGACGGCGAGCGACTGGCTCGAAACGTCCGCCGACAGGCTCTCGGCGTACTACGGGCTTCCGGCGATCGTACAGGGGGCGCTCGTCGTCGCAGTCGCCTCCAGTTTTCCCGAACTCACTACGGCGGTCGTCGCGCCGCTGATCCATGGCGAGTTCGACCTCGGCGTCGGTGCGATCATCGGCTCTGCGATCTTCAACGTCCTCGTGATCCCCGGACTGGCGACGACCTTCAGCCCGGGGGCCTTAAACGTAAACCGAGATGTGGTTTACAAGGAGGCACAGTTCTACTTCGTCTCCATCGCGGTTTTCCTGTTGATGTGTTCGTTCGCGGTGATCTACTACCCCGTCGAGAACGGCGTCTCGGGAACCATCACGCCCGTCCTCGCGGCCATCCCGATCGGGACCTACCTCCTCTATCTGTTCATCCAGTACGAGGACACCATCGAGCACGACGCTCCCGACGTCTCGGGGATCGCTCCGGCAACGCAGTGGGCATACATGCTCGTGAGCCTCGCGGCGATCCTCTTCGGCGTCGAGGCGCTCGTCCGGGCGGCGATCGGGTTCGGCAACGCCTTCGGCACGCCGAGTTTCGTCTGGGGGCTGACCGTCGTCGCCGCCGCGACGAGCCTTCCGGACGCCTTCGTCAGCGTCACCGCCGCGAAACGTGATCACGACGTGACCAGCATCGCCAACGTCCTCGGGAGCAACGTCTTCGACCTCTTGGTCGCGGTCCCCGCGGGGGTGATCGTCGCGAGCGCCGTGACGACCGAAGCGGTGGCCGTCGACTTCGCGGTTGTCGTCCCACTGATCGCCGTTCTGGTCCTCGCGACGGTCGCGCTGTTTGCGTTCCTCAGGACCGACCTCGAACTCGCCTCCTGGGAGCCATGGACGTTGCTCGGACTCTATCTCGCCTTTTTGCTCTGGCTTACGCTCGAAAGCCTCGGACTCACGGGTGTTCTCGTCTAA
- a CDS encoding HAD family hydrolase, which produces MSEYDAVVFDNDGVLVERTRRDVLHGAIRETYEEFGVSPAEAEVEALLGVTRESVDELATEYGLDTAEFWYRRDMLASRAQCESIENGGKPLYEDIGALDELSPTLGVVSNNQHRTIEFILEHYDLHHHFETHYGREPTLAGIERKKPSAYYIERALTDLDTRNALYVGDSGVDVLAAREAGLDCAFIRRPHREDYDLPAAPAYEIRSLADLPVICRGDGEAFRPDMESAT; this is translated from the coding sequence ATGTCTGAGTACGACGCGGTCGTCTTCGACAACGACGGTGTGCTCGTCGAGCGAACGAGGAGGGACGTGCTTCACGGCGCGATCCGCGAGACCTACGAGGAGTTCGGCGTCTCGCCGGCCGAGGCGGAGGTCGAGGCCCTGCTCGGCGTGACCCGCGAGTCGGTCGACGAACTCGCGACCGAGTACGGTCTCGACACCGCCGAGTTCTGGTATCGCCGCGACATGCTCGCCTCGCGCGCCCAGTGTGAATCGATCGAAAACGGCGGCAAGCCCCTCTACGAGGATATCGGTGCACTCGACGAGCTCTCACCTACCCTGGGCGTCGTCAGCAACAACCAACACCGCACCATCGAGTTCATCCTCGAGCACTACGACCTGCACCACCACTTCGAGACCCACTACGGCCGCGAACCCACCCTGGCCGGGATCGAGCGAAAGAAACCCAGCGCCTACTACATCGAGCGCGCGCTGACTGATCTGGACACCAGAAACGCCCTGTACGTCGGCGACAGCGGCGTGGACGTGCTTGCCGCACGGGAGGCCGGCCTCGACTGTGCGTTTATCCGCCGACCTCACCGTGAGGACTACGACCTGCCCGCCGCACCGGCCTACGAGATCCGCAGTTTAGCGGACCTGCCCGTGATCTGTCGCGGAGACGGCGAGGCGTTCCGGCCGGATATGGAATCAGCTACATAG